The DNA segment CAAATGAAGGAACAAACCACCATTGTATTAGTAGAACAAAATTTTATGATGGCTAGTACCATTGGTGATTGTTTTTACATTATTGATGATGGAAGGTCTGTTAGCCATGGCAATATGAAGCAATTAAAGGAAGATGAAGAGATGAAACGGAAGTACTTAGGAATTGCCTAAGGAAGGAGGAAGTTCTTCGTGGACTTATTCATGAATTTAGCCCTGAATGGTTTGGCCACAGGGATGCTGATTTTTTTATTAGCAGCAGGTTTAACCTTAATCTTTGGTTTAATGGATGTTCTAAATTTTGCACATGGCGGATTATTTGCCTGGGGCGCATATAGTGGTCTTTGGATTTATTCCCAAACTGGCAGCTTTCTCATTGGAATTCTGGGTGCAATCGTTACCGGATTTTTGCTAGGAATAATAATAGAAAAGTGGATTATCAAGCCAGTTTACGGAAATCATGTGCAGCAAATCTTGATTACGTTAGGTCTCATGCTTGTATTGTCTGAGATGTTGAAGGTCATTTGGGGGCCGAATCAACTAACAGCTTCACCTCCTGATTATTTGAAGGGTAGCTGGGAGCTAGGCGGCGTCATTATCATTAAATACCGAGTATTTATTATTTTAGTAGGATTTCTTATTTTTGCCGGAGTGCAATATTTACTCAAGAAAACCAAAATCGGCTTGGTTGTCAGGGCAGGTGTTATGAATAAAGAAATGGTTCAAGCACTTGGAATCAACATTCAACGTGTGTTTATGTTTGTTTTCATGATTGGAGCTGGGATGGCGGCACTTGGAGGCGTCTTGCTCGGACCTTACTCTGGGGTCATTCATGCGGGTATGGGGATGGAGTTTGCTATTTTAGCCTTCATCGTTGTCGTGATTGGAGGAATGGGCAATTTTAAAGGCTCCGTTTTAGCTGCTATTTTAGTTGGGCTCTCCGGGTCTTTTATGGCTTATTATGTTCCGGATCTTTCCCTCGCTGTTAATATGCTCCTAATGGCGATTGTGTTAATTATTCGGCCTCAGGGTCTATTCGGGGCAAAGGGGTGAATACATTGAGGTTTTTGCAGGGAAATAGGATGACAGCCATCGTGTTAGTCGTTGCGGCTTTTCTTCTCCTATTGCCGTTTGTTTATGAATCTAGAAACTTATTTATCTTATTAACACAGGTGTTTGTTTTTTCTATTTTTGCGATGAGTTATGACCTATTACTAGGCTTTACGGGAATTGTCTCTTTTGGTCATGCCATGTTTTTTGGAATTGGCGCCTATTCAATGGGGATCTTTATGAAGAGGTTTGAGCCAACCATGTCCTACTTCTTTTTGGCAGTTTTGACTACGATTACCCTTACAGCTGTTGTTAGTTTCGTTGTTGGATTACTCACGCTTCGATTGAAAAGTCATTTTTATGCCATGCTAACTCTTTCATTATCTGGACTTTTTCTCGTGTTAGCAGAAAAATGGCGGACCATGACGTATGGGAATGATGGTTTTACTTTTCGAGTACCAGAACCGTTTATTGACCGGACTCATTTTTACCTTCTTTGTCTTTTTGTCATGGTGGCCGTGTTTTTGATCCTGAAACGCTTTACCAACTCTCCGCTTGGTCGGGTGCTTCAGGCCATTCGCGAAAATGAACAACGGACAGAATCGCTTGGCTTCCATGTCTTGCATTATAAGATTGCAGCGAGTATCGTTTCTGGGGTTTTAGCAGGAATAGCCGGTATTTTATATGCGATTTCACTCCGATTTGTGAATACAAGCGTATTTTCAATGGATATAACTCTAGATGCTTTATTAATGACGATTATTGGTGGAGTTGGAACACTAGTCGGAGCAATCATCGGAGCTGGGTTAATAGAATTTGCTCATGATTGGCTGACCGAACTGGCAAAAGAGCATTGGATATTTGAACGTTGGATTATCTTTTTCGGGATTATTTACATTTTAGTCGTTATGTTCTTCCCGCGAGGAATTGTGGGTACGTTAAGTACAATTTCATGGAAACGTAAAAAACACCCTTCCGTAAAAAAAGAACAAAAAATGGTGGGGTAGAAGGAGGACCTAGTGGAAATCAATCAAATAGCTTCCTTCGTCGTTCGTTTTCAACTGGCCACTGTCGAGAAGGACACTGGAAGGAAACATTGGAGAATTAAAGTGACGCATGTTCAAGAGGATAGGGAGACGTTGTTTGAGTCAATTGAAGAAGCCATGGAATTTATGCAGGAAATGGCGGAAGAAGCATAGATGAGTAGGTGATGGGTTTGCAGATAGGAATACTCAGTACAGGGATTTATTTACCAGAGAAATATATGACGGGAAAAGAGATTGCCGAATTGGCAGGTATCCCACACGGTATTGTCGAAGAGAAAATGGGAATAAAGAAGAAGCATGTTCCAGGTCCATCAGATCATACGTGTGAGATGGGGATTATTGCTGCTAAACAAGCAATATCAAAGGCGGGCATCGATCCATTAGAGATTGATCTAGTCATCTATATTGGCGAGGAACATAAGGAATACCCTCTTTGGACAGCAGGAATTAAACTCCAGGAAGAAGTCGGTGCTTTTCATGCTTGGGCATTTGATGTGGCCTTAAGATGCGGGACGACTGTTATGGCGTTGAAAGTAGC comes from the Neobacillus sp. PS2-9 genome and includes:
- a CDS encoding branched-chain amino acid ABC transporter permease, producing the protein MDLFMNLALNGLATGMLIFLLAAGLTLIFGLMDVLNFAHGGLFAWGAYSGLWIYSQTGSFLIGILGAIVTGFLLGIIIEKWIIKPVYGNHVQQILITLGLMLVLSEMLKVIWGPNQLTASPPDYLKGSWELGGVIIIKYRVFIILVGFLIFAGVQYLLKKTKIGLVVRAGVMNKEMVQALGINIQRVFMFVFMIGAGMAALGGVLLGPYSGVIHAGMGMEFAILAFIVVVIGGMGNFKGSVLAAILVGLSGSFMAYYVPDLSLAVNMLLMAIVLIIRPQGLFGAKG
- a CDS encoding branched-chain amino acid ABC transporter permease — protein: MRFLQGNRMTAIVLVVAAFLLLLPFVYESRNLFILLTQVFVFSIFAMSYDLLLGFTGIVSFGHAMFFGIGAYSMGIFMKRFEPTMSYFFLAVLTTITLTAVVSFVVGLLTLRLKSHFYAMLTLSLSGLFLVLAEKWRTMTYGNDGFTFRVPEPFIDRTHFYLLCLFVMVAVFLILKRFTNSPLGRVLQAIRENEQRTESLGFHVLHYKIAASIVSGVLAGIAGILYAISLRFVNTSVFSMDITLDALLMTIIGGVGTLVGAIIGAGLIEFAHDWLTELAKEHWIFERWIIFFGIIYILVVMFFPRGIVGTLSTISWKRKKHPSVKKEQKMVG